A portion of the Cervus elaphus chromosome X, mCerEla1.1, whole genome shotgun sequence genome contains these proteins:
- the TEX28 gene encoding testis-specific protein TEX28 — protein sequence MQTEYTKGPSATLSSGVPSCRSLSSSEDGPSGHSSLSDGELTRNVQDSIKHRILYLSEQLRVEKASRDENTVGYLKLVSKADRHQALHIRQAFEKVNQRTSATIAQIERRLRQCHQQLQELEEGCRPKGLVLGTKRSLENNCEQPREKALCAELPQPGGEDCSSSDLSTVIRHVPLQTHFPACQQQKSLGSKCGAQPRALLGQKMKEELREVKMVHLSLQGSYQSLREQYLTNLQASLESLQEEKSRQVLLEGQVNGHLQGHLDEIYHLKQNLACTEERMVYLSYERAKEIWEVMETFKNRVGKLEALQQVTQLGLTEHPQSWPQDILCHLTSLLLTLAMVLLVLLSGTCACPLLLLHLRLHACTVLLLLGLSTLAWQKWHTIRA from the exons ATGCAGACAGAATACACCAAGGGCCCAAGTGCCACCCTCTCCTCCGGTGTACCCTCCTGCAGATCCCTGTCATCCAGTGAGGATGGCCCCAGTGGCCACTCCAGCCTTTCAGATGGGGAGCTGACCCGGAACGTACAGGACAGCATCAAGCACCGTATCCTCTACCTCTCAGAGCAGCTGAGGGTGGAGAAGGCCAGCCGCGATGAGAACACAGTGGGCTACCTCAAGCTGGTATCCAAGGCCGACCGGCACCAGGCCCTCCACATCCGGCAGGCCTTCGAGAAGGTGAACCAGCGAACCTCTGCCACCATCGCCCAGATCGAGCGAAGGCTCCGCCAGTGTCACCAGCAGCTGCAGGAACTAGAGGAGGGCTGCAGGCCCAAGGGCTTAGTGCTGGGGACCAAACGCAGCCTGGAGAACAACTGTGAGCAGCCCCGTGAGAAGGCTCTGTGTGCAGAGCTCCCCCAGCCAGGTGGAGAAGACTGCTCATCCAGCGACCTGTCCACCGTCATCAGACACGTCCCTCTGCAGACTCACTTCCCAGCCTGCCAGCAGCAGAAGTCCTTGGGGAGCAAGTGTGGGGCCCAGCCACGAGCCCTGCTGGGGCAGAAGATGAAGGAAGAGCTGAGAGAGGTGAAGATGGTCCACTTGAGCCTGCAGGGGTCCTACCAGAGCCTCAGGGAGCAGTATCTGACCAACCTGCAGGCATCGCTGGAGTCCCTTCAGGAGGAAAAGTCCAG ACAAGTGCTGCTGGAAGGACAGGTGAATGGGCACCTGCAGGGGCACCTGGATGAGATTTACCACCTCAAACAGAACCTGGCCTGCACTGAGGAGAGAATGGTCTACCTGTCCTATGAGAGAGCCAAAGAGATCTGG GAGGTCATGGAGACCTTTAAGAACCGCGTGGGCAAGCTCGAGGCTCTGCAGCAGGTGACCCAGCTGGGGCTGACGGAGCACCCGCAGAGCTGGCCCCAGGACATCCTGTGCCACTTGACGAGCCTGCTGCTGACGCTGGCCATGGTGCTCCTGGTCCTGCTGTCCGGCACTTGTGCCtgccccctgctgctgctgcactTGCGCCTGCACGCCTGCACTGTGCTCCTGCTCCTTGGGCTCAGCACCCTGGCCTGGCAGAAGTGGCACACCATCCGTGCCTGA
- the LOC122689343 gene encoding 40S ribosomal protein S27-like, giving the protein MTMLDTSGGLGPCGEAEDFPHLSPEDKRKHKKKHLVQSPYSYFMDVKCPGCYKITTVFSHAQMAVLCVGCSTVFHQLTGGKARLTEGCSSRQKQH; this is encoded by the exons ATGACAATGCTGGATACCAGTGGGGGCCTGGGGCCCTGCGGAGAAGCAGAG GATTTCCCTCATCTCTCTccagaagacaaaaggaaacacAAGAAGAAGCATCTGGTTCAGAGCCCCTATTCCTATTTCATGGATGTGAAATGCCCAGGATGTTATAAAATCACCACTGTCTTTAGCCATGCACAAATGGCAGTTTTGTGTGTTGGCTGCTCTACTGTCTTCCACCAGCTTACAGGAGGAAAAGCAAGGCTTACAGAAGGCTGCTCATCCAGACAGAAGCAGCACTAA
- the LOC122690239 gene encoding long-wave-sensitive opsin 1 yields the protein MVFVVIASVFTNGLVLAATMKFKKLRHPLNWILVNLAIADLVETIIASTISVVNQMYGYFVLGHPLCVVEGYTVSLCGITGLWSLAIISWERWMVVCKPFGNVRFDAKLAIAGIAFSWIWAAVWTAPPIFGWSRYWPHGLKTSCGPDVFSGSSYPGVQSYMIVLVITCCFIPLSVIVLCYLQVWLAIRTVAKQQKESESTQKAEKEVTRMVMVMILAFCLCWGPYTFFACFAAAHPGYAFHPLVAALPAYFAKSATIYNPIIYVFMNRQFRNCILQLFGKKVDDSSELSSVSKTEASSVSSVSPA from the exons ATGGTCTTCGTGGTCATCGCGTCCGTCTTCACTAATGGGCTCGTACTGGCAGCCACCATGAAGTTCAAGAAGCTCCGCCACCCTCTCAACTGGATCCTGGTCAACTTGGCCATCGCTGACCTGGTGGAGACCATCATCGCCAGCACCATCAGCGTCGTGAACCAGATGTACGGCTACTTTGTGCTGGGCCACCCCCTTTGTGTCGTGGAGGGCTACACTGTCTCCTTGTGTG GGATCACCGGTCTCTGGTCCTTGGCCATCATCTCCTGGGAGAGGTGGATGGTGGTCTGCAAGCCCTTTGGCAACGTCAGATTTGATGCCAAGTTGGCCATCGCGGGCATCGCCTTCTCCTGGATCTGGGCTGCTGTGTGGACGGCTCCACCCATCTTTGGTTGGAGTAG GTACTGGCCCCATGGCCTGAAGACTTCCTGTGGCCCCGATGTGTTCAGTGGCAGCTCCTACCCGGGGGTGCAGTCGTACATGATTGTTCTCGTGATCACGTGTTGCTTCATCCCGCTCAGCGTCATCGTGCTCTGCTACCTGCAAGTGTGGCTGGCTATCCGAACG GTGGCGAAGCAGCAGAAAGAATCTGAGTCCACCCAGAAGGCGGAGAAGGAAGTAACCCgcatggtgatggtgatgatctTAGCCTTCTGTCTCTGCTGGGGGCCCTACACCTTCTTTGCCTGCTTCGCCGCTGCACACCCCGGCTACGCCTTCCACCCTCTGGTGGCCGCCCTGCCAGCCTACTTTGCCAAAAGTGCCACTATCTACAACCCCATTATCTATGTCTTCATGAACCGCCAG TTTCGAAACTGCATCTTGCAACTTTTTGGGAAGAAGGTGGATGACAGCTCTGAACTCTCCAGTGTTTCCAAAACAGAGGCATCATCCGTCTCTTCAGTGTCACCTGCATGA